One Limisphaerales bacterium DNA window includes the following coding sequences:
- the gcvH gene encoding glycine cleavage system protein GcvH — MSNIPDNLKYAKSHEWIRIEGDTATIGITDHAQAELTDVVFVELPEAGRVLATGDNCAVVESVKTASDLYAPVGGTVLEINAALADTPELANDSPFDEGWFFKLQLNGEPDTAHLLDAAGYAAQIGEA; from the coding sequence ATGAGCAACATTCCCGACAACCTGAAATACGCCAAGAGCCACGAATGGATTCGCATCGAGGGCGACACCGCCACCATCGGCATCACCGACCACGCGCAAGCCGAGCTGACCGATGTGGTCTTCGTGGAGCTGCCCGAGGCCGGTCGCGTGCTTGCCACGGGCGACAACTGCGCCGTGGTGGAATCCGTAAAAACCGCCAGCGACCTTTACGCGCCGGTGGGCGGCACCGTGCTGGAAATTAACGCCGCACTCGCGGACACCCCCGAGCTCGCCAACGACAGCCCCTTCGATGAGGGTTGGTTTTTCAAACTGCAACTCAACGGCGAACCCGACACCGCCCACCTCCTCGATGCGGCCGGCTACGCCGCCCAAATCGGCGAGGCCTAA
- the gcvT gene encoding glycine cleavage system aminomethyltransferase GcvT: protein MPKRTPLYQQHLELGARCIDFGGWEMPVQYAGIVAEHQAVRAAAGVFDISHMGEIWVGGAHASEFLNQALTNDIGLLAVGEGQYTLMCNESGGVVDDLYVYRIASEAFLLMVNATRISADLHWLEFQASNRGEDRRVKVEDQSAQIGAVAVQGPAALLFIDELFHGDGLISAARPGDLVKNQVDAWRFGSGEVYVARTGYTGEEGFEIIAPNEQLAALWDQVLEVGRPHGIVPAGLGARDTLRLEMGYPLYGHELSESLSPIEAGCGYFVKVDKGKFTGRSALMKQKDERPKKKIVAFKMNGNSPPPRQGYEVYNNLEARKEVWSVAHAGLKPQETDPVIGVVTSGTQSPSLGCGIGMAQVHIDRAREGTVIDISIRGKRYPATVCKKPLYKKQ from the coding sequence ATGCCAAAGCGTACGCCACTCTATCAGCAACACCTCGAGCTGGGCGCGCGCTGCATTGATTTTGGCGGCTGGGAAATGCCGGTGCAATACGCTGGCATCGTGGCCGAGCATCAGGCGGTGCGCGCGGCGGCGGGCGTGTTTGATATTTCGCACATGGGCGAAATCTGGGTGGGCGGCGCACACGCGTCTGAGTTTCTAAACCAAGCGCTAACCAATGACATCGGGCTGCTCGCCGTGGGCGAAGGCCAGTACACGTTGATGTGCAACGAGAGCGGCGGGGTGGTTGATGACCTTTACGTTTACCGCATCGCGAGCGAGGCGTTTCTGTTGATGGTGAACGCCACGCGGATCAGCGCCGATCTTCATTGGCTGGAATTTCAGGCGAGCAATCGCGGCGAGGATCGTAGGGTGAAGGTGGAAGATCAATCGGCTCAAATCGGCGCCGTTGCCGTGCAAGGCCCGGCGGCGCTTTTGTTTATCGACGAACTCTTCCACGGCGATGGACTCATCAGCGCAGCGCGGCCAGGCGATCTTGTGAAAAATCAAGTGGATGCATGGCGATTTGGTTCGGGGGAAGTGTATGTGGCGCGCACAGGGTACACCGGCGAAGAAGGCTTTGAAATCATCGCGCCCAATGAACAGCTTGCGGCGTTGTGGGATCAAGTGCTGGAAGTCGGTCGACCCCACGGCATTGTGCCCGCCGGATTGGGCGCGCGCGATACGTTGCGGCTGGAGATGGGTTATCCGCTTTACGGGCACGAACTTAGCGAATCGCTTTCGCCCATCGAGGCGGGATGCGGTTATTTTGTGAAGGTGGACAAAGGCAAATTCACCGGCCGCAGCGCGTTGATGAAACAAAAAGACGAGCGCCCAAAAAAGAAAATCGTGGCCTTCAAAATGAACGGCAATTCTCCGCCTCCGCGTCAGGGTTACGAAGTGTACAATAATCTCGAAGCCAGAAAAGAAGTGTGGTCCGTCGCCCACGCTGGACTTAAGCCGCAGGAAACGGATCCGGTCATCGGCGTGGTCACCAGTGGCACGCAAAGCCCCTCGCTCGGCTGCGGCATCGGGATGGCGCAAGTGCACATCGACCGCGCGCGGGAAGGCACCGTCATTGATATTTCCATTCGCGGGAAACGTTACCCCGCGACCGTTTGCAAAAAACCTTTATACAAAAAACAATGA
- a CDS encoding ParA family protein — protein sequence MATHIIAVANQKGGVGKTTTSINLAACLANQGQRVLLLDLDPQANATSGVGVEKREGGSAYPVLVGDALLTDQIVRTEFPNLSVIPSEVDLCGAEIDLPRMEDHLHRLQGALDSVKMANVYDVILIDCPPSLGSLTLNSFAAADSVLVPLQCEYYALEGISMVTRLIKQMHDTGDNPGLHILGIVMTMYDGRTRLSQQVLEEVREHFSELIFDTTIPRATRLAEAPSHGKPALYYDPDGLGTAAYDVLAAEVAQRLKAAEAEAPPANVVEAATLQNPEPLQNQA from the coding sequence ATGGCGACTCATATTATTGCCGTGGCCAACCAAAAGGGAGGGGTTGGGAAAACCACAACATCAATCAACCTTGCCGCGTGTTTGGCAAATCAAGGACAGCGCGTGCTGCTTTTGGATTTGGATCCGCAGGCGAATGCAACCAGTGGCGTGGGTGTGGAAAAACGCGAAGGCGGCAGTGCGTATCCAGTGCTCGTCGGCGATGCGTTGCTGACGGATCAAATCGTGCGCACGGAGTTTCCTAATCTTTCGGTGATTCCCAGTGAGGTGGATTTATGCGGGGCGGAGATTGATCTGCCGCGAATGGAAGATCATTTGCACCGACTGCAGGGCGCGTTGGATTCGGTGAAAATGGCAAATGTGTATGACGTGATTTTAATCGATTGCCCACCTTCGCTTGGGTCGTTAACGCTGAATTCGTTTGCGGCGGCGGATAGTGTTTTGGTTCCGCTACAGTGCGAGTACTACGCGCTGGAAGGCATCTCGATGGTAACGCGCCTGATCAAACAAATGCACGACACGGGCGATAATCCGGGGCTGCACATTCTGGGCATCGTGATGACGATGTACGACGGTCGCACGCGCCTTTCGCAACAGGTGTTGGAGGAAGTGCGCGAGCATTTTTCAGAATTGATTTTCGATACCACCATCCCGCGCGCCACGCGTTTGGCGGAAGCGCCGAGTCACGGCAAACCTGCATTGTATTACGATCCGGATGGCTTAGGCACGGCGGCATATGATGTGCTCGCTGCGGAGGTGGCGCAACGCCTCAAAGCTGCCGAGGCTGAGGCTCCACCGGCGAATGTGGTGGAGGCAGCTACGCTGCAAAATCCTGAGCCACTACAAAATCAGGCTTGA
- a CDS encoding tetratricopeptide repeat protein yields MNPAKTLTTAPPATLALPIINPDPKADPTPEMSFGMFKAKTAYDSGRYKQAQEFFAEALSKEEALPKPRWRQVAYIRYGLSRTLRKMGRHEAASKHLEAVLVIWLRHLGPHHPNIADGYTQLAHESSRRGDFAARQKHLLAALPIWLQHFGPTSNPVLTAYGELGASYSDIGNFKRAFAYFQTQLGIVLVLQGAEGVGIPLVYNNLAQALAKQGEHRKAMEFMEKSMALGIKIYGEQHLQMSLIFCNTAKLCIQRPEPDLKEANALLARAEAILKTDDPTGKQFGNHRSNFLRVCGNLLLAEKQYQKALRMHEEHMAEILKLGIATNHPNLARTQYLMGEARQGLGQVAEAKRLFHRAHAIQIRTLLPTHPHLLQSKAVLAKMGE; encoded by the coding sequence TTGAATCCCGCTAAAACCTTAACCACAGCTCCGCCCGCAACACTCGCGCTGCCAATCATTAATCCGGATCCCAAAGCTGATCCTACGCCGGAGATGAGTTTTGGGATGTTCAAAGCCAAAACCGCCTATGACAGTGGCCGGTACAAGCAGGCGCAGGAATTCTTTGCTGAAGCATTGTCGAAGGAAGAGGCATTGCCCAAACCACGCTGGCGGCAGGTGGCATACATTCGGTATGGGCTGAGCCGGACCTTGCGGAAAATGGGTCGCCACGAGGCGGCGTCTAAACATTTGGAGGCGGTGCTGGTTATTTGGTTGCGTCATCTCGGCCCACACCATCCCAACATCGCGGACGGCTATACGCAACTTGCGCATGAATCCAGTCGACGCGGTGATTTTGCGGCCCGCCAAAAACATCTATTGGCCGCGCTGCCCATTTGGCTTCAACATTTTGGACCAACCTCCAATCCGGTGCTCACAGCTTATGGAGAATTAGGCGCTTCGTATTCGGATATTGGAAATTTCAAACGGGCTTTCGCCTATTTTCAAACACAACTTGGCATCGTTTTGGTGTTGCAGGGTGCCGAAGGGGTAGGCATCCCGTTGGTGTATAATAACCTTGCCCAAGCCCTCGCCAAACAAGGGGAGCATCGCAAGGCGATGGAGTTTATGGAGAAATCAATGGCGTTGGGGATCAAAATTTACGGGGAACAGCACTTGCAGATGAGCCTGATCTTTTGCAATACGGCTAAGCTCTGCATCCAGCGGCCCGAGCCGGATTTGAAGGAAGCCAACGCACTGCTTGCCCGTGCCGAAGCCATTCTGAAAACAGATGATCCAACTGGTAAGCAATTTGGCAATCACCGTTCTAATTTCCTTCGCGTTTGCGGAAACTTATTGTTGGCGGAGAAGCAATATCAGAAAGCATTGCGCATGCACGAAGAGCACATGGCCGAAATATTGAAGCTGGGAATTGCAACCAATCATCCCAACCTCGCACGTACGCAATACCTAATGGGCGAAGCCCGCCAAGGCCTCGGGCAGGTGGCGGAAGCCAAACGCCTCTTCCATCGCGCCCACGCAATTCAAATCCGAACCCTGCTGCCCACCCATCCTCATCTGCTTCAATCCAAAGCCGTGCTGGCGAAAATGGGGGAGTGA
- the thiH gene encoding 2-iminoacetate synthase ThiH, producing the protein MARCVTFLDEFNELDVAGLRMVALEAEEPVVLDSVHTGRPTLRDFAHLISPTGASHLEALAGRSRSITQQRFGKTIRLFAPLYLSNECINNCSYCGFSRDNAILRVTLSLEEVRREAAALAAQGFRNVLLVAGEHPKFISNGYLRECVGALHESVPSLSLELGPMEEDEYRPLAAAGAEGLVVYQETYDRAAYAEFHTSGPKRDFDWRLATAERAYAGGFRRLGIGALFGLSDWRAEALALAAHAQWLLRHCWKAQVTLSLPRLRPCAGSFESRESLSDRELTQLICALRIFLPDVGLVLSTREPAALRDGLIPLGITMMSAGSHTEPGGYTGAGRENLHHTERGRIVELAEGSSEWATQQFEIADERSPKAVAKQISALGYEPVWKDWDTALTV; encoded by the coding sequence ATGGCTCGGTGCGTGACTTTTTTGGATGAGTTTAATGAGCTGGATGTGGCGGGGCTGCGGATGGTGGCTTTGGAGGCGGAGGAGCCGGTGGTTTTGGATAGTGTGCACACGGGACGACCGACGTTGCGGGATTTTGCGCATTTGATTTCGCCGACGGGGGCGAGCCATTTAGAGGCGCTGGCGGGAAGGTCACGCAGTATTACGCAGCAGCGGTTTGGGAAAACGATTCGGTTGTTTGCGCCGCTTTATCTTTCCAATGAGTGCATCAATAATTGCAGCTACTGCGGGTTCTCGCGCGATAACGCGATCTTGCGCGTAACGCTTTCGCTGGAGGAAGTGCGGCGCGAGGCGGCGGCGCTGGCAGCGCAGGGGTTTCGCAATGTACTGCTGGTGGCGGGCGAGCACCCGAAGTTTATCTCCAATGGTTACCTGCGGGAATGCGTGGGGGCACTGCACGAATCGGTGCCAAGCTTGTCGCTGGAATTGGGGCCAATGGAAGAGGACGAATACCGTCCATTGGCCGCCGCGGGTGCGGAGGGTTTGGTGGTCTATCAGGAAACGTACGACCGTGCGGCGTACGCGGAATTTCACACGTCGGGGCCCAAGCGCGATTTCGATTGGCGGCTGGCCACGGCGGAGCGCGCGTATGCGGGGGGCTTCCGGCGGCTGGGCATCGGCGCGCTGTTCGGCCTAAGCGATTGGCGCGCGGAAGCGCTCGCGCTGGCCGCCCACGCGCAGTGGTTGCTGCGGCATTGCTGGAAGGCGCAAGTGACGTTGTCGCTACCGCGCCTGCGCCCCTGCGCAGGAAGTTTTGAATCCCGCGAATCGTTAAGTGACCGCGAGCTGACGCAGTTGATTTGCGCGCTGCGGATTTTCCTGCCCGACGTGGGGCTCGTGCTATCGACCCGCGAACCGGCAGCCCTGCGCGACGGGCTGATCCCGCTGGGGATCACAATGATGAGCGCGGGCAGCCATACGGAACCGGGCGGCTACACCGGCGCGGGTCGCGAAAATTTACATCACACCGAACGCGGTCGCATTGTGGAATTGGCCGAGGGTTCCAGCGAATGGGCCACGCAACAATTTGAAATCGCCGATGAACGCAGCCCCAAAGCGGTGGCCAAACAAATCAGCGCGCTGGGTTATGAGCCAGTTTGGAAAGATTGGGACACGGCCTTGACGGTTTAG
- the yaeI gene encoding phosphodiesterase YaeI has translation MIKRFRQYWKNRTTRRRFLLGTAGGGMTAMGSGYAYMRLWESGWLEVNRREVKLNPPHALETPIKVLHLSDLHASKVVSLAYLRRALKMGLELQPDLICITGDFITWKFKRYAEYAEVLSQLSTAAPTFACLGNHDGGPWASGKMKLGNDDAGEVRELLTASNIKLLHNTHTTATIHGQEINLVGVGDLWNRECEPEPAFAGLNTTRPTLLLSHNPDTKDQLAAFPWQLMLSGHTHGGQLYLPGLGAPLAPVKNKKFVRGLHRLDTRWLHISKGVGNLHGVRFNCRPEVTLLTVA, from the coding sequence ATGATTAAGCGCTTTCGCCAATATTGGAAAAACCGTACCACACGTCGACGGTTTTTGCTGGGCACCGCCGGCGGCGGTATGACGGCAATGGGCTCAGGCTACGCCTACATGCGCCTGTGGGAAAGCGGCTGGCTTGAGGTCAACCGCCGCGAGGTGAAACTCAACCCACCGCACGCGCTGGAAACGCCCATTAAGGTTTTGCATCTCTCAGATTTGCACGCCTCCAAAGTGGTGAGCCTCGCGTACCTGCGCCGCGCGCTGAAGATGGGGCTGGAATTGCAACCGGATTTAATTTGCATCACGGGCGACTTCATCACGTGGAAATTCAAACGCTACGCGGAATACGCCGAAGTGCTCTCGCAACTCTCGACCGCCGCGCCCACGTTTGCCTGCCTTGGCAATCACGATGGCGGCCCGTGGGCATCCGGCAAAATGAAACTCGGGAACGACGACGCGGGCGAAGTACGCGAACTGCTCACTGCTTCCAACATCAAACTCCTCCACAACACACACACCACGGCAACCATTCACGGGCAGGAAATCAATCTCGTTGGCGTGGGGGATTTATGGAACCGCGAGTGCGAACCGGAACCCGCCTTTGCCGGCCTAAATACCACCCGCCCCACCCTTTTACTTTCGCATAACCCCGACACCAAAGATCAGCTCGCCGCGTTCCCGTGGCAACTGATGCTGAGCGGCCACACCCACGGCGGCCAGCTTTACCTGCCGGGACTGGGTGCACCGTTGGCACCGGTGAAGAATAAAAAATTCGTGCGCGGCCTGCACCGGCTTGATACCCGCTGGCTGCACATCAGCAAAGGCGTGGGCAATCTCCACGGTGTGCGCTTCAATTGCCGCCCCGAAGTGACGTTGCTCACCGTGGCCTAA
- the thiS gene encoding sulfur carrier protein ThiS → MAGPLIANGREVSVELPCTLEQFLVSQNQAPRSVVVELNGEAVSPSNFATRELAPNDRLEIVRIVAGG, encoded by the coding sequence ATGGCGGGCCCCCTCATCGCCAACGGCCGCGAGGTGTCGGTGGAGCTCCCCTGCACGCTGGAGCAGTTTCTCGTTTCGCAAAACCAAGCACCCCGGAGCGTTGTCGTGGAGCTAAACGGCGAGGCCGTGTCGCCCTCCAATTTCGCCACACGCGAACTCGCGCCAAATGACCGACTGGAAATCGTCCGCATCGTCGCGGGTGGTTAA
- the mgtE gene encoding magnesium transporter — translation MPDTTPVYLEEFLALHPADLADRLQRMEAKEARHILQELPVKNASAALTELEDEILAGLLEEFPPTKLVPLLNAMYAEEAADVLGEIEETTRARLLRKMGAKEAAAAKTLLKYPEDSAGGIMNDRFITLRSHQTVGEGHRRIRQKHREQKPSDINYLFVTDKENKLVGVVSIRDLIFSDDEVKISDIMDREVKYVRVSDDQEEVVRRFEHYHFLGLPVLDEEGRMAGIIAGDDVLSIAIDEQTEDMQKMVGLDGEERTLTPWTQSFKRRLPWLFVNLLTACLAGAVVGVFEGTIKEFVVLAVFLPIIASQGGNAGMQTVTVIVRDMALGELSPGDGRKALFKELLLGLLIGTIIGLIVGLVSYLIAPKFGITSEMGAILGLVVGAAMVLNLLSAALFGVLIPFALKFFRLDPALGSSILITTVTDVAGFFFLLTLAKWILTGSAQA, via the coding sequence ATGCCTGACACCACTCCAGTTTACCTTGAGGAATTCCTCGCGCTGCACCCGGCGGATTTAGCCGACCGGTTACAACGTATGGAAGCCAAAGAGGCGCGCCATATTCTGCAGGAGTTGCCGGTGAAAAACGCCTCCGCCGCACTCACGGAACTGGAGGACGAAATTCTAGCCGGTCTGCTTGAGGAATTTCCCCCGACCAAACTCGTGCCATTGCTCAACGCAATGTACGCTGAAGAAGCGGCCGACGTGTTGGGTGAGATCGAGGAAACCACGCGCGCGAGACTGCTCCGCAAGATGGGCGCCAAAGAGGCTGCCGCCGCCAAAACGCTGCTAAAGTATCCCGAAGACAGCGCGGGCGGCATCATGAATGACCGGTTCATCACGCTGCGCTCGCACCAAACCGTCGGCGAAGGCCACCGGCGCATTCGCCAAAAACACCGCGAGCAAAAACCTTCCGACATCAATTACCTGTTTGTCACCGACAAGGAAAATAAACTCGTCGGCGTGGTCTCCATCCGTGACCTGATTTTCTCTGATGACGAAGTGAAAATTTCGGACATCATGGATCGCGAAGTCAAATACGTTCGCGTGAGCGATGATCAGGAAGAAGTGGTGCGCCGGTTCGAGCACTATCATTTCCTCGGCCTGCCGGTGCTCGATGAGGAAGGTCGCATGGCCGGCATCATCGCGGGTGACGACGTGCTCTCCATCGCCATCGACGAACAAACCGAGGACATGCAAAAGATGGTTGGCCTCGACGGTGAAGAGCGCACGCTCACGCCGTGGACGCAATCCTTCAAACGACGGCTGCCGTGGCTGTTTGTGAACCTGCTGACCGCGTGCCTCGCCGGCGCAGTGGTGGGCGTGTTCGAAGGCACGATAAAAGAATTTGTCGTGCTCGCTGTCTTCCTGCCCATCATCGCCAGCCAAGGCGGCAATGCCGGGATGCAAACGGTGACCGTCATCGTGCGCGACATGGCGCTGGGTGAATTGTCGCCCGGCGACGGCCGCAAGGCGTTATTCAAAGAACTTCTTTTGGGGTTATTGATCGGCACCATCATCGGACTAATTGTGGGATTGGTGAGTTATTTAATTGCGCCCAAGTTTGGTATCACGTCGGAAATGGGCGCGATCCTCGGCCTCGTCGTCGGCGCGGCGATGGTGCTGAATTTGCTTTCGGCCGCGCTCTTTGGCGTGCTCATCCCATTTGCGCTTAAATTTTTCCGGCTCGACCCCGCGCTGGGGTCAAGCATCCTCATCACCACCGTCACCGATGTTGCGGGCTTCTTTTTCCTGCTCACGCTGGCGAAGTGGATTCTCACGGGTTCGGCTCAGGCTTGA
- a CDS encoding mechanosensitive ion channel family protein, which produces MNDWLSRIAVLALLFTFAISPIAAPTATNTNDVATQKSESYKKALGESEWVQALEDNLGQKILGISAWQFIAAFLAILAGLVLKRIVIKFIEKKIAAFVEKTEAEWDDLLFEAIIKPVNIFVMIGAIHLAAFLLVFNLANFPTAIIGKSYTIFLGIVLIWGVYRLVDVVAHYLDELVSHKDAGLKGQFVPLIKKALRILVIVVGGLTVLATIGVNITGLAALLSVGALAFSMGAKDSVANLVGTVNILSDRPYKVGDWISVGSGIDGDVEEIGFRSTKIRMFDKTVMTVPNGTLATETIKNWSQMPKRRIKMTIGLTYDTKPDQMRDFLKRVETLLQEDEGVDQDYMLVQFTDFGPSSLDVFLYYFAATTVWKDYLETRQRVNLKIMELVEEMGLEFAYPTQTLHLKGDGLETLNDSD; this is translated from the coding sequence ATGAACGATTGGCTCTCACGAATCGCTGTTTTGGCGTTGCTGTTCACCTTCGCCATCAGCCCCATTGCCGCCCCCACAGCCACAAACACAAACGATGTGGCCACGCAAAAAAGCGAAAGCTATAAAAAAGCCCTGGGCGAATCAGAATGGGTGCAAGCCCTTGAGGATAATCTCGGCCAAAAAATCCTCGGCATTTCCGCCTGGCAATTTATTGCGGCATTTCTCGCCATCCTTGCCGGATTGGTTCTCAAACGCATCGTCATCAAATTCATTGAGAAAAAAATCGCCGCCTTTGTAGAAAAAACCGAAGCCGAATGGGACGACCTTTTATTCGAAGCCATCATCAAACCGGTGAATATCTTCGTGATGATTGGCGCGATCCACTTGGCGGCATTTCTGCTGGTGTTCAACCTTGCCAATTTCCCCACGGCCATCATCGGCAAAAGCTACACAATCTTTCTCGGCATCGTTTTGATTTGGGGTGTGTATCGCCTCGTGGATGTGGTGGCGCATTACCTCGACGAATTGGTTTCACACAAAGACGCCGGGCTGAAAGGTCAGTTTGTGCCGCTCATCAAAAAAGCGCTGCGCATTTTGGTCATCGTCGTCGGTGGCCTCACGGTGTTGGCAACCATTGGCGTGAACATCACCGGCCTTGCGGCGTTACTCAGTGTCGGTGCATTGGCGTTTTCGATGGGCGCCAAGGATTCCGTGGCCAACCTCGTGGGCACGGTCAACATCCTTTCCGATCGCCCCTATAAAGTGGGCGACTGGATTTCTGTGGGCAGCGGCATTGATGGCGACGTGGAGGAGATCGGCTTCCGAAGCACCAAAATTCGGATGTTTGACAAGACGGTGATGACCGTCCCTAACGGAACGCTCGCCACCGAGACCATCAAAAACTGGTCACAAATGCCCAAGCGCCGCATTAAGATGACTATCGGCCTCACATACGATACCAAGCCCGACCAAATGCGCGACTTCCTCAAGCGCGTGGAAACACTGTTGCAGGAAGACGAAGGCGTAGATCAGGATTATATGCTCGTGCAGTTCACCGATTTTGGCCCCAGCTCGCTGGATGTGTTTCTGTATTACTTCGCGGCCACGACCGTATGGAAGGACTACTTGGAAACCCGCCAGCGCGTGAATTTGAAAATCATGGAACTCGTCGAAGAAATGGGGCTTGAGTTCGCCTACCCCACACAGACTTTGCATCTCAAGGGTGATGGACTCGAAACCCTCAATGACTCGGACTAA
- a CDS encoding TlpA family protein disulfide reductase — translation MKNTIQTILRLAFVAMLAFSLNISAEDKKQTFKDAAQELIAKIRPMMAKDRDGAMKAYLKGARELTKQFPDELSPRAMMLEAATMSSDEKLKKSVITELAGLKDEKFARITDRAKSELKKMNALGNPVAIKFTAVDGRKVDLSKMKGKVVLIDFWATWCGPCVAEIPNVKKTYAKLHKKGFEIVGISLDSKEDKLNEFVAEKGMAWPQHFDGKGWSNTIAKEFGIRSIPAMWLIDTNGNLVDMNARHNLEEKVEKLLAAGKDAASEK, via the coding sequence ATGAAAAACACAATCCAAACCATCCTGCGCCTCGCCTTCGTGGCGATGCTTGCATTCAGCCTCAACATTTCTGCTGAGGACAAAAAACAGACGTTTAAAGACGCCGCCCAAGAATTGATCGCAAAAATCCGCCCGATGATGGCGAAAGACCGCGATGGAGCCATGAAAGCCTACCTCAAGGGTGCCCGTGAACTCACCAAGCAATTCCCGGATGAACTCAGCCCCCGCGCTATGATGCTGGAAGCCGCAACGATGAGTTCGGACGAGAAGCTCAAAAAATCTGTCATCACTGAACTCGCCGGCTTGAAGGATGAAAAATTCGCCCGCATCACTGATCGCGCTAAATCCGAACTGAAAAAAATGAACGCCCTCGGCAACCCGGTGGCCATCAAGTTCACCGCCGTGGACGGCCGCAAGGTCGACCTCTCTAAAATGAAGGGCAAAGTCGTGCTCATCGATTTCTGGGCCACTTGGTGTGGACCATGCGTCGCGGAAATTCCCAACGTCAAAAAAACCTACGCCAAACTCCACAAAAAAGGCTTCGAGATTGTTGGCATTTCCCTCGACAGCAAGGAAGATAAACTCAATGAGTTCGTGGCCGAAAAGGGCATGGCTTGGCCGCAACACTTTGACGGCAAAGGCTGGAGCAACACTATCGCCAAAGAGTTTGGCATCCGGAGCATCCCCGCAATGTGGCTGATCGACACCAATGGAAATTTGGTGGACATGAACGCGCGCCATAATCTGGAAGAGAAAGTGGAGAAACTACTGGCGGCGGGCAAAGATGCTGCGAGCGAAAAGTAA
- the infA gene encoding translation initiation factor IF-1: MAKEEPIQLEGVISKVMPGTMFMVKLANGHEVLAHISGKMRKHWIRISVGDKVTVEMSPYDLSKARIIFRQR; the protein is encoded by the coding sequence ATGGCGAAAGAAGAACCCATACAACTTGAAGGCGTTATCTCAAAGGTAATGCCCGGCACTATGTTCATGGTGAAACTGGCCAATGGCCACGAAGTGCTCGCGCATATATCCGGCAAAATGCGCAAGCATTGGATCCGCATCAGCGTTGGCGACAAAGTAACAGTGGAAATGTCGCCCTACGATTTAAGCAAAGCCCGCATCATTTTTCGGCAACGCTAA
- a CDS encoding ApaG domain, with amino-acid sequence MYQPQVLTAPDRPHCFAYYITITNQTDCTITLKGRKWVVKESSGEVTAVEGDGLVGEMPTLGPGGSFSYNSFHVIHSRRAMASGSYIGLDETGRRVLAVIPAFEMVVPAEAGNPEIGYA; translated from the coding sequence GTGTACCAACCGCAAGTGCTCACCGCGCCGGACCGGCCGCATTGTTTTGCTTATTATATCACCATCACTAACCAGACTGATTGCACCATCACATTGAAAGGCCGCAAATGGGTGGTGAAAGAATCCAGCGGTGAAGTGACGGCGGTGGAGGGTGACGGGCTCGTGGGGGAGATGCCCACGCTCGGGCCGGGCGGCTCATTCAGCTACAACAGTTTTCACGTCATCCACTCGCGGCGTGCGATGGCCAGTGGCAGCTACATTGGGTTGGACGAAACCGGTCGGCGCGTGTTGGCGGTGATTCCCGCTTTTGAAATGGTGGTGCCGGCTGAGGCGGGCAATCCGGAAATTGGCTACGCCTAA